A portion of the Punica granatum isolate Tunisia-2019 chromosome 7, ASM765513v2, whole genome shotgun sequence genome contains these proteins:
- the LOC116214919 gene encoding protein STICHEL-like 4 isoform X1: MASKAAELPFPNRVPKTPAASYGGRILLEDFSDKARKNRRRSLSSVSGYLENPSREYSLSLEQLHRSSSLSRLAETPEGKERNRSRGWTIPWRWSRMRKAYRRKMGKAARRRSSDQFNQRFLESSLAVEPTFSSENLSREEIGMVIKDRISVSGSIDSSLTGIGGHDGEDTNSGTSLSLKYQPKVFEDIVGHEIIVKAIATAIQRKRISSLYLFHGPSGTGKSSTARILAMALNCESNSPTRPCWSCRGCSRSLCVMEMCSGSRFPGFEKAKTLIQSTSFTQALPGLKVFILEECHLLTVEAWDELLSIAEGPNGSTIVFVLITMGAEGLPSSISSRCQKYCFLKLRDEDIKRKLTRIAIGEGIRLEREALELIIAKAEGSLTEAENILDQLTLLDRRITTSMVQQIVGTFGELSSFFFSPFKCSFIDRVVLMSLQVHLIPRENLNHLLIAALSGDTMKTIQLTAELIGSGAEPQALTSQLASLIKDHLSTAAITTPGSSSTASGKAKVQLRSISQQIYVSVLILMCHFYNNVISEKFAVKGHPEKLCYALKVLVELEKQPRSFIDQSTQIFAALLQIASPDAPQRTSRRNYIAKDMPLPTVEGDEVNSESLEVKQQSITHKRFSFHHSHKTSKEENNNYKVTMMTEESNKLRGKATERGPESSCIANIEQIWLNMVDSIQNRDIKEFLSHQVNLASLTISSGNAIVHLMFRTPEDKMKAQLSEESISRALQSAIGCPVTVNMSIQPIDLTLIEQDADSIPKRHPAECSHSRKQRAPVHQNNIHSTTSGVGRMTHLKGCQVPSPQSGPTELAGYNSLRGERKPFVSAQEKLSISELASSEKQVDISAYQETNGLPPSARTHALRIKNPKHRWLSLSSIPQSDASVEAYSQDILFEHANKDRENKARRDPKLQKHFSKVQEEHHPQVDPRTEGRDRSWSCKDILCQQKRKGKQR, translated from the exons ACAGGCGGAGATCACTGAGCTCTGTCTCAGGATACCTCGAGAACCCGTCTCGAGAGTATTCACTGAGCTTGGAGCAATTGCATAGGTCTTCTTCCCTCTCGAGGCTAGCAGAAACACCAGAAGGAAAGGAGAGAAACAGAAGCAGAGGATGGACCATTCCTTGGAGGTGGTCAAGAATGCGAAAGGCCTACAGGAGAAAGATGGGCAAAGCGGCGAGGAGACGGTCCTCCGACCAATTTAACCAGAGATTTTTGGAATCCAGTTTGGCTGTGGAGCCGACATTCTCATCAGAGAATCTTTCAAGGGAAGAGATAGGTATGGTGATCAAAGACAGAATCTCTGTCTCGGGCTCTATTGACTCCTCCCTGACAGGAATTGGTGGTCATGATGGTGAGGATACTAATAGTGGCACTAGCCTCAGTCTCAAGTATCAGCCTAAAGTCTTCGAAGACATTGTGGGACACGAAATAATTGTGAAGGCGATAGCCACTGCTATTCAGAGGAAAAGGATTTCGAGTCTCTACCTGTTCCATGGTCCTAGTGGGACAGGGAAGTCTTCGACAGCAAGAATTCTGGCCATGGCACTCAACTGTGAATCTAATTCACCCACTAGGCCATGCTGGAGTTGCAGGGGTTGCTCTCGAAGCCTCTGTGTCATGGAGATGTGCTCAGGGAGCAGATTTCCAGGGTTTGAAAAAGCAAAAACGCTCATACAAAGTACTTCATTCACACAAGCATTACCAGGTCTGAAAGTTTTTATCCTCGAAGAATGTCATCTATTGACCGTGGAAGCTTGGGATGAACTGTTGAGCATAGCAGAGGGGCCGAATGGGTCCACCATAGTATTCGTCCTCATAACAATGGGGGCAGAGGGGCTGCCTTCATCAATATCATCGAGGTGTCAGAAATATTGCTTCCTAAAGCTTAGAGATGAAGATATCAAACGTAAGCTAACCCGAATTGCTATTGGGGAAGGAATAAGACTCGAGAGAGAAGCTCTGGAACTGATAATTGCGAAAGCAGAAGGGTCTTTGACAGAAGCAGAAAATATATTAGATCAATTGACCTTACTGGATAGAAGAATCACTACCTCGATGGTTCAACAAATTGTGGGTACTTTTGGAgaactttcttctttcttcttctctccatTTAAGTGCTCATTCATTGACAGAGTAGTTCTCATGTCTCTGCAGGTACACCTGATTCCAAGAGAAAACCTCAATCACTTGCTCATAGCGGCACTTTCAGGGGACACTATGAAGACCATCCAACTCACCGCGGAGCTTATTGGATCAGGTGCTGAACCACAAGCTCTGACGTCCCAGTTGGCATCTCTTATCAAAGATCACCTATCAACAGCCGCTATTACCACCCCTGGATCATCATCAACTGCATCAGGTAAAGCCAAAGTACAGCTAAGAAGTATTTCACAGCAAATTTACGTAAGTGTGCTCATCCTTATGTGTCATTTTTACAACAACGTAATCTCAGAAAAATTTGCAGTAAAAGGTCACCCGGAGAAACTGTGCTATGCTTTGAAAGTACTTGTTGAACTAGAGAAGCAACCAAGATCATTCATTGACCAGAGTACACAAATATTTGCTGCCCTTCTACAAATTGCTTCACCAGATGCCCCTCAAAGAACATCGCGCAGAAACTATATAGCGAAAGACATGCCATTACCCACAG TTGAAGGTGATGAAGTCAATTCAGAATCACTAGAAGTAAAACAGCAGAGTATAACCCATAAAAGGTTCTCTTTTCACCATAGTCACAAAACCTCAAAGGAAGAGAATAATAACTACAAAGTGACGATGATGACTGAAGAAAGCAACAAACTAAGAGGTAAAGCAACTGAGAGAGGGCCTGAATCAAGCTGCATTGCTAACATAGAACAGATCTGGCTAAATATGGTGGATAGTATTCAGAACAGGGACATTAAAGAGTTCCTCAGTCACCAAGTAAACCTTGCATCGTTGACGATATCTAGTG GCAATGCTATTGTTCACCTAATGTTCAGAACCCCTGAGGACAAGATGAAAGCACAGTTATCTGAGGAAAGCATATCTAGGGCTCTACAAAGTGCTATTGGTTGCCCTGTCACAGTAAATATGAGCATCCAACCTATTGACTTGACACTTATTGAACAAGATGCAGATTCTATTCCAAAAAGGCACCCAGCAGAATGCAGTCATTCAAGAAAACAACGAGCACCGGTCCACCAAAACAATATTCATAGTACCACTTCTGGAGTCGGACGGATGACACACCTCAAAGGATGTCAAGTACCTTCTCCTCAGTCAGGCCCGACAGAACTTGCTGGGTACAACTCCCTGAGAGGAGAACGGAAACCATTTGTTTCAGCTCAAGAGAAACTCTCTATTTCTGAGCTCGCATCATCGGAAAAACAAGTGGACATCTCAGCATATCAGGAGACAAATGGTCTACCACCATCAGCCAGAACCCATGCTTTGAGAATAAAAAATCCTAAACATAGATGGCTGTCATTATCCTCCATTCCACAGAGTGATGCAAGTGTTGAAGCTTACAGCCAGGATATACTATTTGAACATGCAAACAAGGATAGGGAGAACAAAGCAAGAAGAGATCCCAAACTCCAGAAACACTTTTCTAAGGTTCAAGAAGAGCATCACCCCCAAGTTGATCCTAGAACAGA GGGACGTGATCGCTCTTGGAGTTGCAAGGACATCTTGTGTcagcagaaaagaaaaggaaaacaacgTTAA